CGTAGTTGTTCCGGGCGAAGCGGTCGAGCGAGTAAACCACCATCATCTGGACACGGCCGCGGTTCTCGCGGCAGTAGGCCAGCAGGTTGTTGAGCTCGGTCCGCTCGGCCGTCTTGGCCGACTCGCCCCGCTCGACGAAGACGCGATCGACCTTCCAGCCGTTGTCGTCGCAGTACTGCCGGCAGGCCTTCCGCTGCGCCGGCAGACTCAGATTCTTCGTCTGCTCCTTGGTCGAGACGCGGCAGTAGACAACGGCCTTCATCGCTTCAGTTCCCGATTCTCCTCGGGCCAGGTAGGTCCGTCGGGCTCACGGATTTCTCGAGCCAGTGTATACGAGGCCGCGTCCACGATCGCCTCTGCCAGGAGGTGAAGCTGGCGCCTAATCTCACGCACTTCATCGTCGGACAGCGCGCATTCGGGTCCCAGATATTCGCGGAACTGGTCGAGGGGGATCATTGGTCCTGGATCGTCGGGAGTTCTCTGCGCAACTGCTACCTATGGCAAGTCTACTACAAATATAGGATTTGAATAGAGAGCTGCGCTTCGCGGCGACCCTGTCGTACCATTCAGAGAGCTAATCCCGCCAGCAAGAAACCGCGGAGGAAGGCCGGGAGGTGGCTTGATCTTGATGCCATGAGCGTAGAGAAGCTAGTTGGATCAC
The Rhodothermales bacterium DNA segment above includes these coding regions:
- a CDS encoding recombinase family protein translates to MKAVVYCRVSTKEQTKNLSLPAQRKACRQYCDDNGWKVDRVFVERGESAKTAERTELNNLLAYCRENRGRVQMMVVYSLDRFARNNY